In a single window of the Diabrotica undecimpunctata isolate CICGRU chromosome 11, icDiaUnde3, whole genome shotgun sequence genome:
- the LOC140452587 gene encoding uncharacterized protein — MFSDASNNDSESERDPFENSSESFVPSDSELSSDEDQIMEEPLEQHREELAQQNNKTKKRKQGNKFLWKRSIVKRNRLSGKKYINRSGKTVEEKKPLPVNCTKCRYKCEKNITEELRIIICREYWEMGDYDKQKLHLSSLVTDVPIKRRKQQVEQSRRKTSRIFYLKNFEGLRIRVCLNFFCKTFNISHRVIETCMKNVGNTHTYTGFDKRKGKRPHNVTKEQDVLLVKEHIDSFPRVESHYCRRDSTKQYLSSDLNLSQMYRLYIGFCENRNVTKVSKFVYQKIFHKYDPALDFFIPKKDQCFKCNAYNTAKDKEPLKEEFDSHKKREKDAMQMKSEDKERAAREKGQTFRAATFDLQAILSVPFAGDNQIFYKLKLNVYNFTIFDASDATGHCYVWDETHGKKGSTEIGTCLLKYLYSLSETVTHVSTFSDTCGGQNRNKYVSAALLYAVNTIKHLEVFDLKFMETGHSYLEADSMHATIERARKHKKIYSTREWSVLISAARVKPKPYCVHNLNFNDFYDLQKLADLMTPNNTLNTDKEKVQWLKIKWIRFEKKDPFLIKYKYNLYDDTFLTIDVSDTRKLRGRSQTWESLALTQKYFHRLPVSQKKKKDLLSLLNCGIIPQDYAHFINDIPVTNETLLPDDNE; from the coding sequence ATGTTTTCGGATGCATCAAACAATGACAGTGAAAGTGAAAGAGACCCTTTTGAAAATTCTAGTGAGTCATTCGTACCTTCAGATTCAGAATTAAGCTCAGATGAGGACCAGATAATGGAAGAGCCCCTTGAACAACACCGGGAAGAGCTCGCAcaacaaaacaataaaacaaagaagagaaaacaAGGTAATAAGTTTTTATGGAAAAGGTCCATTGTGAAAAGAAATAGGCTTAGTGGAAAGAAATATATAAACAGGAGTGGAAAAACAGTTGAAGAAAAGAAGCCTTTGCCCGTTAACTGCACCAAATGTAGgtataaatgtgaaaaaaatattaCTGAAGAACTAAGAATAATTATTTGTCGCGAATACTGGGAAATGGGCGACTATGATAAGCAAAAATTACACCTGAGTTCATTAGTGACCGATGttccaataaaaagaagaaaacaacaaGTAGAACAGTCAAGACGTAAAACTTCAaggattttttatttaaaaaacttcgAAGGCTTGAGAATTCgagtgtgtttaaattttttttgtaaaacatttaatATTTCCCATCGGGTAATTGAAACATGTATGAAAAATGTGGGTAATACTCATACCTACACTGGATTTGATAAAAGAAAAGGTAAAAGACCTCATAATGTTACAAAGGAACAAGATGTATTGCTTGTCAAGGAACACATTGATAGTTTTCCACGTGTGGAATCACACTATTGCCGGCGAGATTCAACGAAACAGTATTTGTCTTCAGATTTAAATTTATCCCAAATGTACAGATTATACATTGGCTTCTGTGAAAATCGAAACGTGACCAAGGTTTCTAAATTTGTTTATCAGAAGATATTCCACAAATATGACCCAGCATTGGATTTTTTCATTCCGAAAAAGGACCAGTGTTTTAAGTGTAATGCTTATAATACTGCTAAAGACAAGGAGCCATTAAAAGAGGAATTTGACAGTCACAAAAAGAGAGAAAAGGATGCAATGCAGATGAAATCTGAAGATAAGGAAAGAGCCGCTAGGGAAAAAGGACAAACTTTTAGAGCCGCAACATTTGACTTACAAGCAATTTTGTCAGTGCCATTTGCGGGAGAcaatcaaatattttataagttaaagctaaatgtatataattttacaatttttgatgcgTCAGATGCAACAGGTCATTGTTATGTATGGGACGAAACACATGGGAAAAAAGGCAGTACAGAAATAGGAACGTGTCTCCTTAAATACTTGTATAGCTTATCGGAAACTGTGACGCATGTTTCTACATTCAGTGATACATGTGGAGGCCAGAACAGGAATAAGTATGTGTCAGCCGCATTGCTCTATGCAGTAAATACAATTAAACATTTGgaagttttcgatttaaaatttatgGAGACAGGGCACTCCTATTTGGAAGCTGATTCGATGCACGCCACAATCGAAAGAGCaagaaagcataaaaaaatttattctacAAGAGAGTGGTCTGTGCTAATTTCAGCTGCAAGAGTAAAACCTAAACCATACTGTGtacataatttaaatttcaacgaTTTTTATGATCTACAGAAACTTGCTGACCTTATGACTCCTAACAATACTTTAAATACAGATAAAGAAAAGGTTCAGTggctaaaaattaaatggattCGTTTTGAGAAAAAAGAtccttttttaattaaatataaatacaatttgTATGATGATACTTTTTTAACCATAGATGTTTCTGATACAAGGAAACTAAGAGGAAGGTCACAAACTTGGGAGTCATTAGCACTAACCCAAAAATATTTTCACAGATTGCCGGTATcccaaaaaaagaagaaggatCTCTTATCTCTTTTAAATTGTGGTATTATTCCACAAGATTACGCTCATTTTATTAATGACATTCCTGTTACTAATGAAACATTATTACCGGACGACAacgaatag